The following coding sequences are from one Streptomyces venezuelae window:
- a CDS encoding amidohydrolase family protein yields MTDQRNDPYLIISSDCHAGLPTEEYRPYLDRRFHRDFDAFLGERGARREEATRLGIRNDAFAAKWFQDNEEGLRGGWDAAQRLKELDGDGVAAEVVFPDADAVDSRTAAPFGVGLGLSGDQDPQLGMAGAQAHNRWLADFVSEHPERHCGVALLPITGDVDRVVAEVHRAKESGLGALMIPSMWVDKAPYHDRRYDPVWAAAAECAMPVVTHSGAAPRHEYGDHLGIYVSEVTWWPARPLWFMLWSGVFERHPGLKFGVAESGCWWLPNLLWFMDRLYLGAHGGKKLSPFEELKRPPHEYLDRQIFVCATNTKRRELAQRYEIGVDNILWGSDFPHPEGTWPDTRAWLRKTFHDIPVAETRRMLGLAAAEVFGFDTAALAPLARRIGPTPADLGQDADQTSAEASWARSREVGRHWLTDHDFPTLGVTR; encoded by the coding sequence ATGACGGACCAGCGGAACGACCCGTACCTGATCATCTCCTCCGACTGCCACGCCGGACTCCCCACCGAGGAGTACCGGCCCTACCTCGATCGCCGCTTCCATCGCGACTTCGACGCCTTCCTCGGCGAGCGCGGCGCCCGCCGCGAGGAGGCCACCCGCCTGGGCATCCGCAACGACGCCTTCGCCGCCAAGTGGTTCCAGGACAACGAAGAGGGCCTGCGCGGCGGCTGGGACGCCGCACAGCGCCTCAAGGAGCTGGACGGCGACGGGGTGGCCGCCGAGGTCGTCTTCCCCGACGCGGACGCCGTCGACAGCCGCACCGCCGCGCCCTTCGGCGTCGGCCTCGGCCTCTCCGGCGACCAGGACCCCCAGCTCGGCATGGCGGGCGCCCAGGCCCACAACCGGTGGCTGGCCGACTTCGTGTCCGAGCACCCCGAACGGCACTGCGGCGTCGCCCTGTTGCCCATCACCGGGGACGTGGACCGTGTCGTCGCCGAGGTCCACCGCGCCAAGGAGTCGGGGCTCGGTGCGCTGATGATCCCCTCCATGTGGGTCGACAAGGCGCCCTACCACGACCGGCGCTACGACCCGGTGTGGGCGGCGGCGGCCGAGTGCGCGATGCCCGTGGTCACCCACTCCGGAGCGGCGCCCCGCCACGAGTACGGCGACCACCTGGGGATCTACGTCTCCGAAGTGACCTGGTGGCCCGCCCGCCCCCTGTGGTTCATGCTCTGGTCCGGCGTCTTCGAACGCCATCCGGGGCTCAAGTTCGGCGTCGCCGAGTCCGGCTGCTGGTGGCTGCCGAACCTCCTGTGGTTCATGGACCGTCTCTACCTGGGCGCGCACGGCGGCAAGAAGCTCTCCCCGTTCGAGGAGCTGAAGCGGCCCCCGCACGAATACCTGGACCGGCAGATCTTCGTCTGCGCCACCAACACCAAACGGCGCGAGCTCGCCCAGCGGTACGAGATCGGGGTCGACAACATCCTGTGGGGCAGCGACTTCCCGCACCCCGAGGGCACCTGGCCCGACACGCGCGCGTGGCTGCGCAAGACCTTCCACGACATCCCCGTGGCGGAGACCCGCCGCATGCTGGGCCTCGCCGCCGCCGAGGTCTTCGGCTTCGACACGGCGGCACTCGCGCCGCTGGCCCGCCGCATCGGCCCGACCCCCGCCGACCTCGGCCAGGACGCCGACCAGACGTCCGCCGAGGCTTCCTGGGCCCGCTCGCGCGAGGTGGGCCGCCACTGGCTGACCGACCACGACTTCCCGACGCTGGGGGTGACCCGATGA
- a CDS encoding SDR family NAD(P)-dependent oxidoreductase encodes MELCAGQVAVVTGAASGIGLAMARRFAADGLAVVLADVETGALEKAAAELREDGATVHARVVDVGVREQVFALADEAYDRFGAVHVLCNNAGVGSGAEGRMWEHEPNDWKWAFEVNVWGVFHGIQAFVPRMIAGGEPGHVVNTSSGDGGIAPLPTASVYAVTKAAVVTMTESLYAHLKAEHARVGASVLFPGPHMLRTGLWESHRNRPDRYAKSRPRRAPYRSLGQWEAAMREAGEEVRFTPVEEVADFVAEGIAAGRFWLLPASEHSDRQIRARSQSMLDRSDPAYLERFILD; translated from the coding sequence ATGGAGCTGTGTGCGGGGCAGGTCGCCGTCGTCACGGGCGCGGCGAGCGGCATCGGGCTCGCCATGGCGCGCCGGTTCGCGGCGGACGGGCTGGCGGTGGTCCTCGCCGACGTCGAGACCGGCGCTCTGGAGAAGGCCGCGGCGGAACTGCGCGAGGACGGGGCGACCGTGCACGCGCGCGTGGTCGACGTCGGGGTGCGCGAGCAGGTCTTCGCCCTCGCCGACGAGGCGTACGACAGGTTCGGCGCCGTCCATGTGCTCTGCAACAACGCGGGGGTCGGCTCGGGCGCCGAGGGCCGCATGTGGGAGCACGAGCCGAACGACTGGAAGTGGGCCTTCGAAGTCAATGTCTGGGGCGTCTTCCACGGCATCCAGGCCTTCGTGCCCCGGATGATCGCGGGCGGCGAACCGGGCCACGTCGTCAACACCTCCTCCGGGGACGGCGGCATCGCCCCGCTGCCCACCGCCTCCGTGTACGCGGTCACCAAGGCCGCCGTGGTGACGATGACCGAGTCGCTGTACGCGCATCTGAAGGCGGAGCACGCGCGCGTGGGTGCCTCCGTGCTCTTCCCCGGACCCCACATGCTCCGCACCGGCCTCTGGGAGTCGCACCGCAACCGGCCCGACCGGTACGCCAAGTCCCGCCCCCGCAGGGCCCCTTACCGCAGCCTCGGCCAGTGGGAGGCCGCCATGCGGGAGGCGGGCGAGGAGGTGCGGTTCACGCCCGTCGAGGAGGTCGCGGACTTCGTGGCCGAGGGCATCGCCGCCGGCCGGTTCTGGCTGCTCCCGGCGAGCGAGCACAGCGACCGGCAGATCCGGGCGCGGTCGCAGTCGATGCTCGACCGGTCCGACCCGGCGTACCTGGAACGCTTCATCCTGGACTGA
- a CDS encoding acetoacetate decarboxylase family protein encodes MARIRYGARDEAEIAAARAAGSRLPDIWSTGVVAVWESDPDVVAAVLPPPLKPTGRPLVRANISKVDLPGYPLGAGSVAVAAEHGGVAGWYPLVMPMTHERALIGGREVFGEPKKLGEVEVERDGLVVRARLARHGIAFVEVRGAVSGDLPLPEPTRKTDFYFKFLPAVDGSGFEADPVLVHCVRNEKVRKLEAVTGDVVLRESMYDPVADLPVRSLVEITIGEKTTDQQGRVVERVSAQSLLPYIHQRYDDPAQILDGPPEGSV; translated from the coding sequence ATGGCACGTATTCGCTACGGAGCACGTGACGAGGCGGAGATCGCCGCCGCGCGCGCCGCGGGTTCCAGGCTCCCCGACATCTGGTCCACGGGTGTCGTGGCCGTCTGGGAAAGCGATCCGGACGTGGTCGCCGCGGTCCTCCCGCCGCCGCTGAAGCCCACCGGACGCCCGCTGGTGCGGGCGAACATCAGCAAGGTCGACCTGCCGGGCTATCCGCTGGGCGCGGGCTCGGTCGCCGTCGCCGCCGAGCACGGGGGAGTGGCGGGCTGGTATCCGCTGGTGATGCCGATGACCCACGAGCGTGCCCTCATCGGCGGGCGCGAGGTGTTCGGGGAGCCGAAGAAGCTCGGCGAGGTGGAGGTCGAGCGGGACGGCCTGGTGGTACGGGCCCGTCTCGCCCGGCACGGCATCGCCTTCGTGGAGGTGCGGGGCGCGGTCAGCGGCGACCTGCCGCTGCCCGAGCCGACGCGGAAGACCGACTTCTACTTCAAGTTCCTTCCCGCGGTGGACGGTTCGGGTTTCGAGGCGGACCCCGTGCTCGTGCACTGCGTACGGAACGAGAAGGTCCGCAAGCTGGAGGCCGTCACCGGCGACGTGGTGCTGCGCGAGTCGATGTACGACCCCGTGGCCGACCTGCCGGTGCGCTCCCTCGTCGAGATCACCATCGGCGAGAAGACCACCGACCAGCAGGGCCGCGTCGTCGAGCGCGTCAGCGCCCAGTCCCTGCTGCCCTACATCCACCAGCGCTACGACGACCCGGCGCAGATCCTCGACGGGCCGCCCGAGGGGAGCGTCTGA
- a CDS encoding TetR/AcrR family transcriptional regulator, which translates to MKGKETRTQLNRAVVLDTAAHLVKRHGPRALTMRALAAELGTAVTSIYWHVGNRESLLDALVERTLDDLGEIRATGRTPVQRVASVARALRHQLLDHPHLVAMVHERGLTERMFLPAQRTLVHEVHEAGLRGARAAEAVRAVQIHVVGHVLVERARERAPVQRPGEEELWTAQAAEQDAALARALAGPVDPEAVFATSVRALVAGLLGPAP; encoded by the coding sequence GTGAAGGGTAAAGAGACGCGCACGCAGCTGAACCGGGCCGTCGTGCTCGACACCGCCGCGCACCTCGTCAAGCGGCACGGCCCGCGGGCCCTGACGATGCGGGCGCTCGCCGCCGAGCTCGGCACCGCCGTCACCTCCATCTACTGGCACGTCGGCAACCGCGAGTCGCTCCTGGACGCCCTCGTCGAGCGCACCCTCGACGACCTCGGCGAGATCCGCGCCACAGGACGCACCCCCGTCCAGCGCGTCGCCTCCGTGGCCCGCGCCCTGCGCCACCAGCTCCTCGACCACCCGCACCTCGTCGCGATGGTCCACGAACGCGGTCTGACGGAGAGGATGTTCCTGCCCGCCCAGCGCACCCTCGTCCACGAGGTCCATGAGGCGGGGCTGCGCGGCGCCCGCGCCGCCGAGGCCGTACGGGCCGTCCAGATCCACGTCGTCGGTCACGTCCTGGTCGAGCGCGCCCGCGAACGGGCGCCCGTGCAGCGGCCCGGCGAGGAGGAGTTGTGGACGGCTCAGGCAGCGGAGCAGGACGCCGCGCTCGCCCGCGCGCTCGCGGGACCCGTCGATCCGGAGGCGGTTTTCGCCACCTCCGTGCGGGCTCTGGTGGCCGGGCTTCTCGGACCGGCGCCCTGA
- a CDS encoding DEDDh family exonuclease, producing MLEDRTTAASAVPWPAAYPTGYAVVDVETTGLARDDRIVSAAVYRVNARGDIEDHWYTLVNPQRDPGPVWIHGLTSEMLADAPLFKDVAEEFAARLEGRVLVAHNAVFDWSMIAREYARAERTAPVRQRLCTIALSKELALPLPNHKLESLAAHFGVEQRHAHNALDDARVLAEAFRPSLLAAAGGNVRLPLLECRPLTEWSDGAPRIVRQSTGPTPSSSYRPGSWRPSRKRPPCPYPNPGRYEPGKPLKQGMRVAFSGDTSVERELLEDRAVEAGLHIATSVSRLTSLLVTNDPDSGTSKTVKARSFGTPVIDEAAFGQLLQDVTPATES from the coding sequence ATGCTCGAAGACCGCACGACCGCAGCGTCCGCAGTGCCCTGGCCGGCCGCGTATCCAACGGGATACGCGGTCGTCGACGTGGAGACCACCGGCCTGGCCCGCGACGACCGCATAGTGTCGGCCGCCGTCTACCGCGTGAACGCCCGGGGCGACATCGAGGACCACTGGTACACGCTGGTGAACCCCCAGCGCGACCCGGGCCCCGTCTGGATCCACGGGCTCACCAGCGAGATGCTCGCGGACGCCCCGCTCTTCAAGGACGTCGCCGAGGAGTTCGCGGCCCGGCTCGAAGGGCGCGTCCTCGTCGCGCACAACGCCGTCTTCGACTGGTCGATGATCGCGAGGGAGTACGCGCGCGCGGAGCGCACCGCCCCCGTGCGCCAACGCCTGTGCACCATCGCGCTCTCCAAGGAGCTGGCGCTCCCGCTGCCCAACCACAAGCTGGAGTCCCTGGCCGCGCACTTCGGCGTCGAGCAGCGCCACGCGCACAACGCCCTGGACGACGCACGCGTGCTGGCCGAGGCCTTCCGTCCCAGTCTGCTGGCGGCGGCCGGCGGCAACGTCCGCCTGCCGCTCCTGGAGTGCAGGCCCCTCACGGAGTGGTCGGACGGCGCGCCGCGCATCGTCCGCCAGTCGACGGGACCGACACCCTCCTCGTCGTACCGGCCCGGAAGTTGGCGCCCTTCGCGGAAGCGCCCGCCGTGCCCGTACCCGAACCCGGGTCGTTACGAACCGGGCAAACCGCTCAAGCAGGGCATGCGGGTCGCGTTCTCCGGAGACACCTCCGTGGAGCGTGAACTCCTGGAGGACCGCGCGGTGGAGGCTGGCCTGCACATCGCTACGAGTGTGTCTCGCCTCACGAGCCTGCTCGTCACGAACGACCCGGACTCGGGCACCTCCAAGACGGTCAAGGCGCGCTCGTTCGGCACGCCCGTGATCGACGAGGCGGCGTTCGGACAGCTCCTCCAGGACGTGACGCCCGCCACGGAGTCGTAA
- a CDS encoding SURF1 family protein: MYRFLLSRQWVILTLIALVLIPVMVELGFWQLHRHENRVAQNQRISDALNADPVPAEKLTSPGHEVPKEDLYRRVSAKGTFDARHEVVVRRRTNSDDAVGFHVLTPFALHDGKILLVNRGWIPADGPQTAFPKIPAPPKGEITVTGRLMADETSAASGIKDVRGLPDRQIMLISSGQQADALGKEVLGGYVELSSPEAKSGSPELIGEPDHSSIGAHMAYAVQWWLFAAGVPIGWVVLVRRERRDRAAAAEATAPEATPAAV; this comes from the coding sequence GTGTACCGCTTCCTGTTGTCCCGGCAGTGGGTGATCCTCACCCTCATCGCCCTCGTTCTCATCCCGGTGATGGTCGAGCTCGGCTTCTGGCAGCTGCACCGCCACGAGAACCGCGTCGCCCAGAACCAGCGGATCTCGGACGCGCTGAACGCCGACCCGGTCCCGGCCGAGAAGCTCACCTCGCCCGGTCACGAGGTGCCCAAGGAGGACCTCTACCGCCGGGTGAGCGCCAAGGGGACGTTCGACGCGCGGCACGAGGTCGTGGTGCGGCGGCGGACCAACTCCGACGACGCGGTCGGCTTCCACGTCCTGACCCCGTTCGCCCTGCACGACGGCAAGATCCTGCTCGTCAACCGCGGCTGGATCCCCGCCGACGGCCCGCAGACCGCCTTCCCGAAGATCCCCGCGCCCCCCAAGGGCGAGATCACCGTCACCGGCCGCCTCATGGCCGACGAGACGTCCGCGGCCAGCGGCATCAAGGACGTCCGCGGCCTTCCGGACCGTCAGATCATGCTGATCAGCAGCGGGCAGCAGGCGGACGCCCTCGGCAAGGAGGTCCTCGGCGGCTATGTCGAGCTCTCCTCCCCCGAGGCCAAGAGCGGCTCCCCCGAGCTGATCGGCGAGCCCGACCACAGCAGCATCGGCGCGCACATGGCGTACGCGGTCCAGTGGTGGCTGTTCGCCGCGGGCGTCCCCATCGGCTGGGTGGTCCTGGTCCGCAGGGAGCGGCGCGACCGCGCGGCCGCCGCCGAGGCCACCGCCCCGGAAGCGACACCGGCCGCCGTCTAG
- a CDS encoding glycoside hydrolase family 15 protein codes for MPIEDLALIGDHQTAALVGRDGSIGWLCLPRFDSPACFAALLGDEENGHWRIAPKDAGACTRRAYRPDSLVLDSEWDTEDGSVRVTDFMPQRDRAPDVVRIVEGLKGRVTVRSTLRLRFDYGSVVPWMRQKDGHRVAVAGPDSVWLRSEPSVHTWGHAFGTHSEFTVEEGEKVAFVLTWHPSHEPRPSLVDPYESLEHSLEDWRAWTSQCHYDGPHRDAVLRSLITLKALTYAPTGGIVAAPTTSLPEEPGGVRNWDYRFCWLRDSTLTLGALLAAGFSEEAEAWRDWLLRAVAGNPADLQIVYGLAGERRLPEYEVPWLSGYADSAPVRIGNEAVEQLQLDVYGEVVDSLALADRSGLATPPHAWHLQLSLLEFLHKKWREPDQGLWEVRGPRRHFVYSKVMVWVAADRTVRALEENPKLRGDLDRWRTLRDEVHREVCERGYDPERNTFTQSYGSTELDASLLLIPRVGFLPPDDPRVIGTIDAVHAELGHGGLLRRYTADQTEIDGLPGQEGVFVVCSFWLADALHMTGRTKEARELFDRLLALRNDVGLLAEEYDPTSRRQLGNFPQAFSHIGLVHTALALYGADAGD; via the coding sequence GTGCCCATCGAGGACCTCGCGCTGATCGGCGACCACCAGACCGCCGCCCTCGTCGGCAGGGACGGCTCCATCGGATGGCTCTGCCTGCCCCGCTTCGACTCGCCCGCCTGCTTCGCCGCGCTGCTCGGCGACGAGGAGAACGGGCACTGGCGCATAGCGCCCAAGGACGCCGGGGCCTGCACCCGCCGCGCCTACCGTCCCGACTCCCTCGTCCTCGACTCGGAATGGGACACGGAGGACGGCTCCGTCCGCGTCACGGACTTCATGCCGCAGCGCGACCGCGCCCCCGACGTCGTCCGCATCGTCGAGGGCCTCAAAGGCCGCGTCACCGTGCGCAGCACGCTCCGGCTGCGGTTCGACTACGGCTCGGTCGTGCCCTGGATGCGCCAGAAGGACGGGCACCGCGTCGCCGTCGCGGGCCCCGACTCCGTGTGGCTCCGCAGCGAGCCGTCCGTGCACACCTGGGGCCACGCCTTCGGCACGCACTCCGAGTTCACCGTCGAAGAGGGGGAAAAGGTCGCTTTCGTCCTGACCTGGCACCCCTCGCACGAGCCGCGCCCCTCGCTCGTCGACCCGTACGAGTCGCTGGAGCACAGCCTGGAGGACTGGCGCGCCTGGACGTCCCAGTGCCACTACGACGGACCGCACCGGGACGCGGTGCTGCGCTCCCTCATCACCCTCAAGGCCCTCACGTACGCCCCGACGGGCGGCATCGTCGCCGCCCCCACCACCTCGCTGCCCGAGGAGCCCGGCGGCGTGCGCAACTGGGACTACCGCTTCTGCTGGCTGCGCGACTCCACCCTCACCCTGGGCGCGCTGCTCGCGGCCGGCTTCTCGGAGGAGGCCGAGGCGTGGCGCGACTGGCTGCTGCGCGCCGTCGCGGGCAACCCGGCGGACCTGCAGATCGTGTACGGCCTCGCCGGAGAGCGCAGACTGCCGGAGTACGAGGTTCCGTGGCTGTCCGGGTACGCGGACTCCGCGCCGGTCCGCATCGGCAACGAAGCGGTCGAACAGCTGCAGCTCGACGTGTACGGCGAGGTCGTCGACTCCCTCGCCCTCGCCGACCGTTCGGGCCTCGCCACCCCGCCGCACGCCTGGCACCTCCAGCTGTCCCTGCTCGAATTCCTGCACAAGAAGTGGCGCGAGCCGGACCAGGGCCTGTGGGAGGTGCGCGGCCCGCGCAGGCACTTCGTGTACTCGAAGGTGATGGTCTGGGTCGCCGCCGACCGCACCGTGCGCGCTCTGGAGGAGAACCCGAAGCTCCGCGGCGACCTCGACCGGTGGCGCACGCTGCGGGACGAGGTGCACCGCGAGGTCTGCGAGCGCGGCTACGACCCGGAGCGCAACACGTTCACGCAGTCCTACGGCTCGACCGAACTGGACGCGTCACTGCTGCTGATACCGCGTGTGGGATTCCTGCCGCCCGACGACCCACGCGTCATCGGCACCATCGACGCGGTCCACGCCGAGCTCGGCCACGGCGGGCTCCTGCGCCGCTACACCGCCGACCAGACGGAGATCGACGGCCTGCCGGGACAGGAGGGCGTCTTCGTCGTCTGCTCGTTCTGGCTGGCGGACGCCCTGCACATGACGGGCCGTACGAAGGAGGCGCGCGAACTGTTCGACCGCCTGCTCGCGCTCCGCAACGACGTGGGGCTGCTCGCGGAGGAGTACGACCCCACGTCCCGCCGTCAGCTCGGCAACTTCCCGCAGGCATTCAGCCACATCGGCCTGGTGCATACCGCCCTCGCGCTCTACGGGGCGGACGCGGGAGACTAG
- a CDS encoding SDR family oxidoreductase, whose translation MDLGLENRVYVVTGATRGLGNATARELVADGAKVVVTGRQQKTVDEAAAELGPNAVGVVADNADPDSAASLVAAAREHFGRFDGVLISVGGPAPGFVADNTDEQWQAAFESVFLGAVRLARTAAAELGEGGVIGFVLSGSVYEPIAGLTISNGLRPGLAGFAKSLADELGPRGIRVVGVLPGRIGTDRMRQLDGLSPDPEATRAANEAGIPLRRYGTPQEFGRTAAFLLSPAASYLTGIMVPVDGGARAGF comes from the coding sequence ATGGATCTTGGACTGGAAAACCGTGTCTACGTAGTCACCGGCGCCACCCGCGGCCTCGGCAACGCCACCGCCCGCGAACTCGTCGCGGACGGCGCGAAGGTCGTGGTCACGGGCCGTCAGCAGAAGACGGTCGACGAGGCGGCGGCCGAGCTCGGCCCGAACGCGGTGGGCGTCGTCGCGGACAACGCGGACCCCGACTCCGCGGCCTCGCTCGTCGCCGCCGCGCGTGAGCACTTCGGGCGCTTCGACGGTGTGCTGATCAGCGTCGGCGGGCCCGCGCCCGGCTTCGTCGCGGACAACACCGACGAGCAGTGGCAGGCGGCGTTCGAGTCGGTGTTCCTCGGAGCGGTGCGCCTGGCGCGGACCGCGGCGGCGGAGCTCGGTGAGGGTGGCGTCATCGGGTTCGTGCTCTCCGGGTCGGTGTACGAGCCGATCGCGGGCCTGACCATCTCCAATGGTCTGCGGCCGGGGCTCGCCGGGTTCGCCAAGTCCCTCGCGGACGAGCTCGGCCCGCGCGGCATCCGGGTGGTCGGCGTGCTGCCCGGCCGGATCGGCACCGACCGCATGCGCCAGCTGGACGGCCTCTCCCCCGACCCGGAGGCCACCCGCGCCGCCAACGAGGCGGGCATCCCCCTGCGGCGCTACGGCACCCCGCAGGAATTCGGCCGCACCGCGGCGTTCCTGCTCTCGCCCGCGGCCTCGTACCTGACGGGGATCATGGTGCCGGTGGACGGCGGCGCGCGCGCCGGGTTCTGA
- the amaP gene encoding alkaline shock response membrane anchor protein AmaP — MSGVLRTVNRVVLALAGLVLLVLGGSVLAVGLGASPPSWWIHDGRHDVLVSAADRARWRDDGWFWPTVIAALAVLVLLALWWLSAQLRRRRLAEVLVETGDGEGALLRGRAMENVLAGEAETLDGVDRAQVVLTGRRGAPQARVDLTLAPHAAPSDALHQLSTDTLARGRESAGLASLPATVRLRAAKHRAERVS, encoded by the coding sequence GTGAGCGGCGTGCTGCGTACGGTCAACCGCGTCGTCCTGGCCCTGGCCGGACTCGTCCTGCTGGTCCTCGGCGGCTCCGTGCTCGCCGTCGGACTCGGCGCGTCCCCGCCCTCCTGGTGGATCCACGACGGTCGGCACGACGTGCTGGTCAGCGCCGCCGACCGGGCGCGGTGGCGGGACGACGGATGGTTCTGGCCCACGGTGATCGCCGCCCTGGCGGTGCTCGTCCTGCTCGCGCTGTGGTGGCTCTCCGCCCAGCTGCGCAGGCGCCGACTCGCCGAGGTCCTGGTGGAGACCGGGGACGGCGAGGGCGCGCTGCTGCGCGGCCGTGCCATGGAGAACGTCCTGGCCGGCGAGGCCGAGACCCTGGACGGCGTGGACCGCGCCCAGGTCGTCCTCACCGGCAGGCGCGGCGCACCGCAGGCGCGCGTGGACCTCACCCTCGCCCCGCACGCCGCCCCGTCCGACGCGCTGCACCAGCTCTCCACCGACACGCTCGCCCGGGGCCGCGAGTCGGCGGGCCTCGCGTCCCTGCCGGCCACGGTCCGGCTGCGGGCCGCCAAGCACCGGGCGGAGAGGGTCAGCTGA
- a CDS encoding DUF6286 domain-containing protein: protein MSEPHGGGTQPLPVVEQSDGELRQSASATAYDPLPTLSDDDEKASRFWSPRRVPAALLALVVLGAAGLLLYDIVAVRADHPAMHWRRELAHQLGRRPLDDTAVLVGAAVAALLGLWLLVLAVTPGQRGILPMRRTHSDVRGGLYRGAAAMVLRDRAMDVPGVQSVRVRMKRSKVDVRAVSHFRELDDVRGDLDATLADGIRDLGLARAPGLAVHVARPGRKG, encoded by the coding sequence ATGAGTGAACCCCACGGGGGCGGCACCCAGCCGCTGCCGGTCGTCGAACAGTCGGACGGCGAGCTGCGCCAGTCCGCGTCCGCGACGGCGTACGACCCGCTGCCCACGCTCTCCGACGACGACGAGAAGGCTTCCCGGTTCTGGTCGCCCCGCCGGGTGCCCGCCGCCCTCCTCGCCCTGGTCGTCCTCGGCGCCGCGGGACTGCTCCTCTACGACATCGTCGCCGTCCGGGCCGACCACCCCGCCATGCACTGGCGGCGCGAACTCGCCCACCAGCTCGGCAGGCGCCCCCTCGACGACACCGCGGTGCTCGTCGGAGCCGCGGTCGCCGCGCTCCTCGGCCTCTGGCTCCTCGTGCTCGCCGTGACACCCGGGCAGCGCGGCATCCTGCCGATGCGCCGCACCCACTCCGACGTGCGCGGCGGCCTGTACCGCGGCGCCGCCGCCATGGTCCTGCGCGACCGGGCCATGGACGTGCCCGGCGTGCAGTCCGTGCGGGTCCGAATGAAGCGCTCCAAGGTCGACGTGCGCGCGGTGTCCCACTTCCGTGAGCTCGACGACGTGCGCGGTGACCTGGACGCGACGCTCGCCGACGGCATCCGCGACCTCGGCCTCGCCCGCGCCCCCGGACTCGCCGTCCATGTGGCCCGGCCCGGCAGGAAGGGGTGA
- a CDS encoding Asp23/Gls24 family envelope stress response protein encodes MAAQVAPRERGATRIADRVVAKIAARAAREAVDTVPADGSPPRATVSVHHEAARIRVSLELEYPCDIGGQCGAVRRHVTERVEALAGMDVPEVAVQVERLHSSQVRAAAQGRTR; translated from the coding sequence GTGGCGGCACAGGTCGCGCCCCGGGAGCGCGGCGCGACCCGGATCGCCGACCGGGTCGTCGCGAAGATCGCCGCGCGAGCGGCACGTGAGGCGGTGGACACGGTCCCGGCCGACGGATCACCGCCCCGCGCCACGGTCTCCGTCCACCACGAGGCGGCCCGCATCCGCGTCAGCCTGGAGCTGGAGTACCCCTGCGACATCGGCGGGCAGTGCGGCGCGGTGCGTCGCCATGTCACCGAACGGGTAGAGGCGTTGGCGGGGATGGACGTACCCGAGGTGGCCGTTCAGGTGGAGCGGCTGCACTCCTCGCAGGTACGCGCCGCGGCACAGGGGAGGACACGATGA
- a CDS encoding Asp23/Gls24 family envelope stress response protein encodes MTDTGQRKASQTLQKDSPDSPEESAARSAPGRGGGDPGSRGRTTIADGVVEKIAGLAARDVDGVHAMGGGLARTFGAVRDRVPGGSKSVSRGVKAEVGEVQTAIDLEIVVEYGVSIADVTQDVRENVITAVERMTGLEVVEVNIAVSDVKLPDEDDDEQQGRLQ; translated from the coding sequence ATGACCGACACCGGACAGCGGAAGGCGTCGCAGACGCTGCAGAAGGACTCCCCGGACTCACCGGAGGAGAGCGCGGCCCGGTCCGCGCCCGGCCGGGGCGGCGGTGACCCCGGCAGCAGAGGCCGCACCACCATCGCGGACGGCGTCGTCGAGAAGATCGCCGGCCTCGCCGCGCGGGACGTCGACGGCGTGCACGCGATGGGCGGCGGCCTCGCCCGGACCTTCGGCGCCGTGCGCGACCGCGTGCCGGGCGGCTCGAAGTCCGTGTCGCGCGGTGTGAAGGCCGAGGTCGGCGAGGTGCAGACGGCGATCGACCTGGAGATCGTCGTCGAGTACGGCGTCTCGATCGCGGACGTCACCCAGGACGTACGGGAGAACGTGATCACGGCCGTCGAGCGCATGACAGGCCTTGAAGTCGTCGAGGTCAACATCGCGGTGAGCGACGTGAAGCTGCCCGACGAGGACGACGACGAGCAACAAGGACGCCTTCAGTAG